A DNA window from Sulfitobacter sp. BSw21498 contains the following coding sequences:
- the hisD gene encoding histidinol dehydrogenase: MPQFLDFDQPDFEQAFTALLSAKREDSPDVDDTVADIISQVRASGDVAVIALTKKFDRIALTPETLRITVAEVDAAVAEVSTEDRAALELAAARIRAYHARQLPEDAEWQDDTGATLGWRWSAVSAAGLYVPGGLASYPSSVLMNAIPAKVAGVERLAMVVPTPDGVLNPLVLLAARLAGVDEIYRIGGAQAVAALAYGTDTIPPVDKITGPGNAYVAAAKRRVFGKVGIDMIAGPSEILVIADGDNDADWIALDLLSQAEHDESAQSILITTDPAFGRAVSDAVDARLETLERRAIAGTSWRENGAIITVPDVATAAKLSNRIAPEHLELCVADVDALSAKITHAGAIFLGQWTPEAIGDYVGGPNHVLPTARSARFSSGLSVLDFMKRTTLARMTPDALRAIGPSAERLARSESLEAHGLSVTARLRKLND, encoded by the coding sequence ATGCCCCAATTCCTTGACTTTGATCAGCCCGATTTTGAACAGGCGTTTACAGCACTGCTGTCGGCCAAACGCGAAGACAGTCCCGATGTGGACGACACGGTCGCCGACATTATCTCGCAGGTTCGCGCGTCGGGTGATGTCGCTGTGATCGCACTGACCAAGAAATTCGACCGTATCGCCCTGACGCCCGAGACCCTGCGCATCACGGTAGCCGAAGTTGACGCAGCCGTCGCCGAAGTATCGACCGAGGACCGCGCCGCGCTTGAGCTTGCCGCCGCGCGTATCCGCGCCTACCACGCGCGCCAATTGCCCGAGGATGCCGAATGGCAAGACGACACGGGTGCAACGCTCGGCTGGCGGTGGAGCGCGGTTTCTGCCGCAGGGCTTTATGTGCCGGGCGGTCTGGCGAGCTATCCGTCCTCTGTTTTGATGAATGCGATCCCTGCCAAGGTTGCGGGCGTCGAACGGCTTGCGATGGTTGTGCCCACGCCGGATGGGGTTTTGAACCCGCTGGTGCTGTTGGCCGCACGGCTGGCGGGCGTCGATGAAATCTACCGCATCGGCGGGGCGCAGGCGGTGGCCGCGCTGGCCTATGGGACCGACACGATCCCGCCCGTCGACAAGATCACCGGCCCCGGCAACGCCTATGTTGCTGCCGCGAAACGGCGGGTGTTCGGCAAGGTTGGCATCGATATGATCGCGGGGCCGTCAGAAATTCTTGTGATCGCGGATGGGGATAATGACGCCGATTGGATCGCACTTGATCTGCTCAGCCAGGCCGAGCACGATGAAAGCGCCCAGTCGATCCTGATCACCACAGACCCCGCTTTTGGCCGTGCTGTATCGGATGCCGTAGATGCCCGACTGGAAACGCTGGAACGGCGCGCGATTGCGGGCACCAGCTGGCGCGAGAACGGGGCGATTATCACCGTGCCGGATGTGGCGACGGCAGCAAAGCTGAGCAACCGTATCGCGCCTGAGCACCTTGAACTTTGCGTCGCGGATGTGGATGCGCTGAGCGCGAAAATCACCCATGCGGGCGCAATCTTCCTTGGGCAGTGGACGCCAGAAGCGATTGGCGATTACGTTGGCGGGCCGAACCATGTGCTGCCCACGGCACGCTCTGCACGGTTTTCCAGCGGGCTGTCCGTGCTGGATTTCATGAAGCGGACGACTTTGGCGCGGATGACACCGGATGCGTTGCGCGCCATTGGCCCGTCGGCAGAACGACTGGCGCGATCCGAAAGCCTCGAGGCACACGGATTGTCGGTTACCGCGCGGTTGCGCAAATTGAACGACTGA
- a CDS encoding DUF2948 family protein — MTEDARFEDGREAPLNLGALDVEDLKVISSLAQDAVFPGSEMRWLQKEGRFALLLNRVRWEDAGKSRHVPERVQTILMFSNVQRVSSQGVNKGDADTILSLLQIEFTETDAPSGDVLLTLAGDGVIRLTVEALDVTLKDVTRPYAAPSRKLPEHPA; from the coding sequence ATGACCGAAGATGCACGTTTCGAAGACGGGCGCGAAGCCCCGCTGAACCTCGGCGCGTTGGACGTCGAAGACCTCAAGGTGATCTCGTCGCTGGCGCAGGATGCTGTGTTTCCGGGGTCGGAAATGCGTTGGCTGCAAAAGGAAGGGCGCTTTGCCTTGCTGCTGAACCGCGTTCGCTGGGAGGACGCCGGCAAGTCGCGTCACGTCCCTGAGCGGGTGCAAACCATTTTGATGTTCAGCAACGTGCAGCGCGTCTCAAGCCAGGGCGTGAACAAGGGCGATGCGGATACCATCCTGTCGCTGTTGCAGATCGAATTCACCGAAACCGACGCGCCATCGGGTGACGTGCTGCTGACCCTTGCAGGGGATGGCGTGATTCGTCTGACCGTCGAAGCGCTGGATGTGACGTTGAAAGATGTGACGCGCCCCTATGCGGCCCCGTCACGCAAGCTTCCGGAACATCCGGCCTAA
- the lepA gene encoding translation elongation factor 4: protein MIPLSHIRNFSIVAHIDHGKSTLADRLIQETNTVSLRDMKAQMLDSMDIERERGITIKAQTVRINYTAKNGEEYVLNLIDTPGHVDFAYEVSRSMRAVEGSLLVVDSTQGVEAQTLANVYHAIDADHDIVPVLNKIDLPASDCDRVAEQIEDVIGIDASEAIRVSAKTGQGIVETLEAIVHKLPAPKGTQDAPLKAMLVDSWYDSYLGVIVLVRIMDGQLKKGDRIRMMQNGSVHHVERIGVFRPAMTEIDSLNPGEIGFLTASIKQVRDTRVGDTITHEKKGTETPLPGFKPAQPVVFCGLFPVDAAEFEDLRDSIEKLALNDASFSFEMETSAALGFGFRCGFLGLLHLEVIRDRIEREYDIDLITTAPSVIYDIHMKDGTVEQLHNPADMPDLTFVDHIEEPRIKATILVPDEYLGDVLKLCQDRRGMQIDLTYAGSRAMVVYDLPLNEVVFDFYDRLKSVTKGYASFDYQMIGYREDALVKMSILVNDEPVDALSTMVHRDRAEMRGRAMVEKLKDLIPRHMFKIPIQAAIGGKVIARETLSAMRKDVTAKCYGGDASRKRKLLDKQKAGKKKMRQFGKVDIPQEAFISALKMDN, encoded by the coding sequence ATGATACCACTTTCACATATCCGCAATTTCTCCATCGTCGCGCACATCGATCATGGCAAATCCACGCTCGCCGATCGCCTGATCCAAGAGACGAACACCGTTTCCCTGCGCGATATGAAGGCGCAGATGCTCGACTCGATGGATATCGAGCGCGAGCGCGGGATCACGATCAAGGCCCAGACAGTGCGGATCAATTACACCGCCAAGAATGGCGAGGAATACGTCCTCAACTTGATCGATACCCCCGGTCACGTCGATTTTGCCTACGAGGTTTCGCGGTCCATGCGCGCGGTCGAAGGATCGCTGCTGGTTGTCGATAGTACCCAAGGCGTAGAGGCGCAGACGCTGGCCAACGTCTATCATGCGATTGACGCGGATCATGACATCGTGCCGGTTCTCAACAAGATCGACCTGCCCGCATCAGACTGCGACCGTGTTGCCGAACAGATCGAAGACGTGATCGGCATCGATGCCTCCGAAGCGATCCGTGTCTCGGCCAAGACGGGTCAGGGCATTGTCGAAACGCTCGAAGCCATCGTGCACAAGCTGCCCGCGCCTAAGGGCACGCAGGACGCGCCCCTAAAGGCGATGCTGGTGGATTCGTGGTACGACAGCTATCTGGGTGTGATCGTTCTGGTGCGGATTATGGATGGCCAGCTGAAAAAGGGCGACCGTATCCGCATGATGCAGAACGGGTCGGTGCACCATGTTGAGCGCATCGGCGTTTTCCGCCCCGCCATGACCGAGATTGACAGCCTCAACCCCGGTGAAATCGGGTTCCTGACCGCGTCGATCAAACAGGTGCGTGACACGCGGGTCGGCGATACGATTACGCACGAGAAAAAAGGCACCGAAACCCCGCTGCCGGGCTTTAAACCGGCGCAGCCTGTGGTGTTCTGTGGTCTGTTCCCCGTGGACGCCGCCGAATTCGAAGACCTGCGCGACAGCATCGAAAAGCTGGCACTGAACGACGCTTCGTTCAGCTTCGAGATGGAAACATCTGCCGCTCTTGGTTTCGGTTTCCGCTGTGGTTTCCTCGGCTTGCTGCACCTCGAGGTGATCCGCGACCGGATCGAGCGCGAGTATGACATCGATCTGATCACGACCGCGCCGTCGGTTATCTATGACATCCACATGAAAGACGGCACGGTCGAGCAGTTGCACAACCCCGCCGACATGCCCGACCTGACTTTTGTCGATCACATCGAAGAGCCGCGCATCAAAGCGACGATCCTTGTGCCCGATGAATATCTTGGTGATGTGCTGAAGCTCTGTCAGGACCGCCGCGGGATGCAGATTGACCTGACCTATGCGGGCAGCCGCGCCATGGTGGTCTATGACCTTCCGCTGAACGAAGTCGTCTTTGACTTTTATGACCGGCTGAAATCGGTAACCAAGGGCTATGCCTCTTTCGACTACCAGATGATCGGCTACCGCGAGGATGCGCTGGTCAAGATGTCTATTCTGGTGAACGACGAACCCGTTGATGCGCTCAGCACCATGGTGCACCGTGACCGTGCCGAAATGCGGGGCCGTGCGATGGTTGAAAAGCTCAAGGATCTGATCCCGCGCCACATGTTCAAGATCCCTATTCAAGCGGCCATCGGCGGCAAGGTGATTGCGCGCGAAACCCTGAGCGCAATGCGCAAGGATGTGACCGCGAAATGCTACGGCGGCGACGCCTCGCGCAAACGCAAACTGCTGGACAAGCAGAAGGCGGGTAAGAAAAAGATGCGCCAATTCGGCAAGGTCGACATCCCTCAGGAAGCGTTCATTTCCGCGCTCAAGATGGACAACTAA
- a CDS encoding polysaccharide deacetylase family protein, whose protein sequence is MTVDWTSLDTELAVWRAQGLTLPLWWRDDDAIAPTPALDRLATMAGDLSLPVHIAVIPKHADPALAQLCQERPLVRPLVHGWQHISHAPEGAKKAEFGHPRPEAAHELTQGLDRMQSLFGDDLLPIFVPPWNRLDDGLLPVLAQAGYVGVSTYLPRVSRMAAPDLVQINTHIDPIYWRGTRGLVPPETLIATITKLLQDRRSGRTDPHEPLGFLTHHLVHDEDIWGFTHACLSRLLDGGAVPADMRSLP, encoded by the coding sequence ATGACAGTGGATTGGACCAGTCTGGACACGGAGCTTGCCGTCTGGCGCGCGCAGGGGCTGACCCTGCCGCTCTGGTGGCGTGACGATGATGCCATTGCGCCGACGCCCGCGTTGGACCGTCTGGCTACAATGGCCGGTGACCTCTCACTCCCCGTGCATATCGCCGTGATCCCGAAACATGCAGACCCCGCGCTGGCACAACTTTGCCAAGAGCGCCCGCTGGTCCGCCCGCTGGTCCACGGCTGGCAACACATCAGCCACGCGCCCGAAGGGGCGAAAAAGGCAGAATTCGGCCACCCCCGCCCTGAAGCGGCACACGAGCTAACCCAAGGGTTAGACCGGATGCAAAGCCTGTTTGGCGACGACCTGCTGCCGATATTTGTGCCGCCGTGGAACAGGTTGGACGACGGGTTGCTGCCGGTTCTGGCGCAGGCGGGCTATGTCGGGGTGTCGACGTATCTGCCGCGCGTGAGCCGCATGGCAGCACCGGATCTGGTACAGATCAACACCCATATCGACCCGATTTACTGGCGCGGCACACGCGGGCTAGTTCCGCCAGAGACGCTGATCGCGACGATTACCAAACTGCTGCAAGACCGCCGCAGCGGGAGGACAGACCCGCACGAACCGCTAGGGTTTCTGACGCACCACCTTGTGCATGACGAAGATATCTGGGGGTTCACACACGCCTGTCTGTCGCGGTTGCTAGACGGTGGGGCGGTGCCGGCGGATATGCGCAGCCTGCCCTAA
- a CDS encoding arsenate-mycothiol transferase ArsC — MTQKLPQSVLFCCDHNAVRSPMAEGLMKKFYGTGTYVQSVGVMNDLEIDGFSIAVCQELDVELSRHRSRSFDEMENWGDDLSSFDLIIALSPASQRRALELTRFYHLTVEYWPILDPTGLGETRDAKIEQYRAARDQIKDRLIDRFGPATRTKP, encoded by the coding sequence ATGACCCAGAAACTGCCCCAATCGGTGCTGTTTTGCTGCGATCACAACGCGGTGCGGTCGCCTATGGCCGAAGGGTTGATGAAAAAGTTCTACGGCACGGGCACCTATGTGCAATCCGTCGGCGTGATGAACGACCTCGAGATCGACGGTTTTTCGATCGCCGTGTGCCAAGAACTGGACGTTGAACTGTCGCGCCATCGGTCGCGCAGCTTTGACGAGATGGAGAATTGGGGCGATGATCTAAGCTCGTTTGACCTGATCATCGCGCTGAGCCCTGCCAGCCAGCGCCGCGCGCTGGAGCTGACACGCTTTTATCATCTGACGGTGGAATATTGGCCAATTCTTGATCCGACGGGCTTGGGTGAAACCCGTGACGCCAAGATAGAACAGTATCGGGCGGCCCGCGATCAGATCAAGGATCGCCTGATCGATCGTTTCGGCCCGGCAACGCGCACAAAGCCCTAG
- a CDS encoding BCCT family transporter, with protein sequence MTDETSPGIPTPDGAAAVIDTDYEIGQDNKEGSVGPFGFDIHNPVFAISGVFIIAFVFYTLALPEHSGALFTWLFSSVTKGFDWFFISAGNVFVIFCLMLIVTPLGRVRLGGADAIPDYTYLGWFSMLFAAGMGIGLMFYGVSEPLSHFSSSMGGTALGEDGLRSDWAPLGGAAGDQVEATRLGMAATIYHWGLHPWAIYAVVGLALALFSYNKGLPLTIRSAFYPILGERVWGWPGHLIDILAVFATLFGLATSLGLGATQANAGLNELFGLPVGPTAQVLLITGITAIATVSVLRGLDGGVKILSEINMGLAFLLLVFVLLVGPTWAILSTFGSSLVAYAEYLPALSNPVGREDVNFMQGWTSFYWAWWISWSPFVGMFIARVSRGRSVREFLTCVLLIPSVVCVLWMSVFGGIAIDQVVSDGYTAAQDAELPRQLFAMLDALPLAGITSLIGIVLVIVFFVTSSDSGSLVIDTITAGGKVDAPVPQRVFWCIFEGAVAIVLLLSAGGLKSLQSMVISTGLPFTVVLLFLCYAIIRGLLDEMKSQ encoded by the coding sequence ATGACGGATGAAACGTCGCCGGGTATCCCGACACCCGACGGGGCCGCTGCCGTAATCGATACCGATTACGAGATTGGCCAAGACAACAAAGAAGGCAGCGTCGGGCCCTTCGGCTTTGACATTCACAACCCGGTCTTTGCGATCTCGGGCGTGTTCATCATCGCCTTTGTTTTCTACACGCTCGCCTTGCCCGAACACTCGGGCGCATTGTTCACCTGGCTGTTTTCGTCAGTGACAAAGGGCTTTGACTGGTTCTTTATCTCTGCCGGCAACGTGTTTGTAATTTTCTGCCTGATGCTGATTGTCACGCCTTTGGGTCGTGTGCGTCTTGGCGGTGCGGATGCGATCCCCGACTATACCTACCTTGGGTGGTTCTCGATGCTATTCGCAGCGGGCATGGGCATCGGTCTGATGTTCTATGGTGTCTCCGAACCGCTGTCGCATTTCTCAAGCTCTATGGGCGGCACCGCTTTGGGCGAAGATGGGCTGCGCAGCGATTGGGCACCTTTGGGTGGAGCGGCAGGCGATCAGGTCGAAGCGACACGTCTGGGCATGGCGGCAACGATCTATCACTGGGGTCTGCATCCTTGGGCGATCTATGCCGTCGTGGGTCTGGCGCTGGCGTTGTTCAGCTATAACAAGGGTCTTCCCCTGACCATCCGCTCTGCGTTTTACCCGATCTTGGGCGAACGTGTTTGGGGCTGGCCGGGTCACCTGATCGACATCCTTGCGGTATTTGCCACGCTCTTTGGCTTGGCGACTTCGCTGGGTCTCGGTGCCACGCAAGCCAACGCGGGTCTGAACGAGCTCTTTGGCCTGCCAGTCGGCCCGACGGCTCAGGTTCTGTTGATTACCGGTATCACCGCGATTGCGACAGTATCTGTGCTGCGCGGCTTGGACGGCGGCGTCAAAATCCTGTCCGAGATCAACATGGGTCTGGCGTTCCTGCTGCTGGTGTTCGTGCTTCTGGTGGGGCCGACATGGGCGATCCTGTCGACCTTTGGGTCATCCCTGGTGGCATATGCCGAATACCTGCCTGCCCTGTCCAACCCCGTTGGCCGTGAAGACGTGAACTTTATGCAAGGCTGGACATCGTTCTACTGGGCATGGTGGATCAGCTGGTCGCCTTTCGTGGGTATGTTTATCGCCCGCGTAAGCCGTGGCCGTTCCGTGCGTGAATTCCTCACCTGCGTCTTGCTAATCCCAAGCGTGGTCTGCGTTTTGTGGATGAGCGTCTTTGGTGGCATAGCGATCGACCAAGTGGTCAGCGACGGCTACACCGCCGCGCAAGATGCAGAGCTGCCGCGCCAGTTGTTCGCGATGCTTGATGCGCTGCCCCTCGCCGGGATCACATCGCTGATCGGCATTGTGCTGGTCATCGTGTTCTTTGTGACCTCGTCGGACTCCGGCTCGCTGGTGATCGACACGATCACGGCAGGCGGCAAAGTCGATGCGCCCGTGCCACAGCGCGTGTTCTGGTGCATCTTCGAAGGTGCGGTCGCGATCGTGCTGCTGCTTTCGGCAGGCGGGCTCAAATCCTTGCAGTCGATGGTTATCTCGACCGGTTTGCCGTTCACCGTGGTTCTGCTGTTCTTGTGCTATGCCATCATTCGTGGCCTGCTCGACGAGATGAAGTCGCAGTAA
- a CDS encoding UPF0262 family protein translates to MSRITHIALDDANLPPPTPEIEQERKVAMFDLLEDNVFTLPVRDDRPVPQGPYHLGLSIRDKRLVFDVNTETAEKAAEFHLSLGPFRQVVKDYFQICESYFEAVKKSAPAQIETIDMARRGIHNEGSRVLQERLEGKAEIDTDTARRLFTLICVLHYGG, encoded by the coding sequence ATGTCCCGGATCACGCATATTGCGCTTGACGACGCGAACCTGCCCCCACCCACGCCCGAGATAGAACAAGAGCGCAAGGTCGCGATGTTTGACCTGCTGGAGGATAACGTTTTTACCCTGCCAGTGCGCGACGACCGTCCTGTGCCACAGGGGCCGTACCATCTGGGACTGTCGATCCGTGACAAACGGCTGGTGTTTGATGTGAACACTGAAACCGCTGAAAAGGCGGCAGAATTCCATCTGTCGCTGGGGCCATTCCGGCAGGTCGTCAAAGACTACTTCCAGATTTGCGAATCCTACTTTGAGGCCGTCAAGAAATCAGCGCCAGCACAGATCGAGACCATCGACATGGCGCGGCGTGGGATTCACAACGAAGGCTCTCGGGTGCTGCAAGAACGGCTTGAAGGCAAGGCCGAGATCGACACCGACACGGCTCGCCGCCTGTTCACCTTGATCTGCGTTCTGCACTACGGCGGCTAG
- a CDS encoding porin, with product MKMKHPLGTVTVAALGLASLPALAQAQEGPVWDVYGQLNFGVLSVDDGVDTNTTFIDNDNSNSRVGLTMTQALQNGSELRLTFEAGLGLTGSSAINGSDDSLDVDYHRTELRKLDLTYRTPNAGIFSFGQGSTSTDGSAEADFSRTGVAAYVGISDIAGSQLLRFADGTLSSVAIGDTNGSFDGSRRFRVRYDTPVFNGFSASVSYGQEVLSSGNDNDYYDVGTRYVQDYGDYSVDARLGYSFRDTTNDLVMGSAAVLHQPTGLNLAVSAGRKVAGDADYAYIKAGITRDYIAAGATSFSVDYYNGNDFVVAGSSTSSVGVAVVQRLDAYNTELYATHRSYDFDDSSASYQDLDVTFVGARWKF from the coding sequence ATGAAGATGAAACACCCTCTTGGAACAGTGACCGTTGCAGCTCTTGGCTTGGCGTCGCTTCCCGCGTTGGCTCAGGCCCAAGAAGGCCCCGTCTGGGACGTTTACGGCCAGCTGAACTTTGGCGTTCTGAGCGTTGACGACGGCGTCGATACAAACACCACGTTTATCGACAACGATAACTCCAACAGCCGCGTCGGCCTGACCATGACCCAAGCGCTGCAAAACGGCTCTGAATTGCGCCTGACCTTCGAAGCGGGCCTTGGCCTGACCGGGTCTTCCGCCATCAACGGTTCCGACGACAGCCTGGACGTCGACTACCACCGCACCGAGCTGCGCAAGCTGGACCTGACCTACCGCACGCCAAACGCGGGCATTTTCTCGTTTGGTCAAGGCAGCACGTCGACTGACGGTTCCGCCGAAGCCGACTTCTCGCGTACCGGCGTTGCAGCCTATGTGGGCATCAGCGACATCGCGGGCAGCCAGCTGCTGCGTTTTGCAGACGGCACCCTGTCGTCCGTCGCAATCGGGGACACCAACGGGTCGTTTGATGGCAGCCGTCGTTTCCGCGTCCGCTATGACACCCCAGTCTTCAACGGCTTCTCTGCCTCCGTATCCTACGGTCAAGAAGTCCTGAGCTCGGGCAATGACAACGACTATTACGATGTTGGCACACGCTACGTTCAAGACTACGGCGACTATTCGGTCGACGCACGTCTGGGCTATTCGTTCCGTGACACCACCAATGATCTGGTCATGGGCTCCGCCGCTGTTCTGCACCAACCAACCGGTCTGAACCTTGCCGTTTCCGCTGGCCGCAAAGTCGCGGGTGACGCAGATTATGCTTACATTAAAGCAGGCATCACGCGCGATTACATCGCCGCGGGCGCGACATCCTTCTCGGTTGATTACTACAACGGCAACGACTTTGTCGTCGCAGGCTCCAGCACGTCTTCGGTTGGTGTCGCCGTTGTGCAGCGTCTTGATGCGTATAACACCGAACTTTACGCGACACACCGCAGCTATGACTTCGACGACTCGTCGGCCTCCTATCAGGATCTGGACGTGACCTTCGTCGGCGCACGCTGGAAGTTCTAA
- the murA gene encoding UDP-N-acetylglucosamine 1-carboxyvinyltransferase produces the protein MDSIVVKGGGELSGQIPIAGAKNACLTLMPATLLSEEPLTLTNAPRLSDIRTMTELLRSLGAEVTSMQDGQVLAMSCHGEINTRAEYDIVRKMRASNLVLGPLLAREGHAQVSLPGGCAIGARPMDIHTDGLALMGAEIDLRDGYLHAKAQGGALKGAVIDFPFASVGATENIMMAATLAKGTTVINNAAREPEIVDLADCLRAMGAQIDGDGTSRIEIQGVDRLHGATHRVVTDRIELGTYMLAPAMCGGEVELLGGRINLLSAFCEKLDAAGIDVTETDKGLKVARRNGVISAVDVTTEPFPGFPTDLQAQMMALLCTADGTSVLEEKIFENRFMHAPELIRMGANIEVHGGTATVHGVKKLKGAPVMATDLRASISLILAGMAAEGETRVSRVYHLDRGYEHVVAKLRGVGANIERIKE, from the coding sequence ATGGATTCTATTGTGGTCAAAGGCGGCGGTGAGCTGTCCGGACAAATTCCGATTGCGGGGGCCAAGAACGCCTGTCTGACGTTGATGCCCGCGACCCTTCTGTCCGAAGAGCCGCTGACGCTGACCAACGCGCCGCGCCTGTCCGATATTCGCACGATGACCGAATTGCTGCGGTCCCTGGGCGCAGAGGTGACGTCGATGCAGGACGGTCAGGTTCTGGCGATGTCATGCCACGGAGAGATCAACACACGCGCCGAATATGACATCGTGCGCAAGATGCGGGCGTCGAACCTTGTGCTTGGCCCGCTGTTGGCCCGCGAAGGGCACGCGCAGGTGTCATTGCCCGGGGGGTGCGCGATCGGTGCGCGTCCGATGGACATTCACACTGATGGTCTTGCGCTGATGGGCGCTGAAATCGACCTGCGCGACGGGTATCTGCATGCCAAGGCGCAAGGCGGGGCCTTGAAAGGTGCGGTTATCGACTTTCCGTTTGCCTCTGTCGGGGCCACAGAAAACATCATGATGGCTGCGACGTTGGCCAAGGGGACGACGGTGATCAACAACGCCGCCCGCGAGCCCGAGATCGTGGACCTTGCCGACTGCCTGCGCGCTATGGGCGCACAGATTGACGGCGACGGCACCAGCCGGATCGAGATTCAGGGCGTGGACCGTCTGCATGGTGCCACCCACCGGGTTGTGACCGACCGGATCGAACTGGGCACCTATATGCTTGCCCCCGCGATGTGCGGCGGCGAAGTCGAACTGCTTGGCGGGCGCATCAACCTGCTATCGGCCTTTTGTGAAAAGCTGGATGCCGCAGGGATCGATGTGACCGAGACCGACAAGGGACTCAAGGTCGCGCGGCGCAATGGTGTAATCAGCGCAGTTGATGTGACGACCGAACCTTTCCCGGGCTTTCCAACCGACCTGCAGGCGCAGATGATGGCGCTGCTCTGTACGGCGGACGGCACTTCGGTGCTGGAAGAGAAAATCTTTGAGAACCGCTTTATGCACGCGCCGGAGCTGATCCGCATGGGGGCAAATATTGAAGTCCATGGTGGCACCGCGACTGTTCATGGCGTCAAAAAGTTGAAAGGTGCGCCGGTGATGGCGACCGATTTGCGGGCGTCGATCTCGTTGATCCTTGCCGGTATGGCCGCCGAAGGTGAAACACGCGTCAGCCGCGTTTATCATCTGGATCGCGGGTACGAACATGTGGTGGCAAAACTGCGCGGCGTGGGCGCAAATATTGAACGGATCAAAGAATGA
- the hemP gene encoding hemin uptake protein HemP, with amino-acid sequence MTFHAPPKTQTPMNALPTYSARDLTEGGDLAQIVLDTQTYTLRITRAGKLILTK; translated from the coding sequence ATGACCTTTCACGCCCCCCCAAAGACCCAGACCCCGATGAACGCGCTTCCGACCTATTCCGCCCGCGACCTGACCGAAGGCGGAGATCTGGCGCAAATCGTGCTGGATACCCAGACCTACACGTTGCGAATCACGCGTGCTGGCAAGTTGATCCTGACCAAATGA
- the bluB gene encoding 5,6-dimethylbenzimidazole synthase translates to MPISSALAPAAPFSDAERDAVYKAIFTRRDVRDQFLPDPVADDVLHRILTAAHHAPSVGLSQPWNFIVIRDQQARDQVWQAFNTANEEAAQMFEGDRQTTYRSLKLEGIRKAPVNICVTCDRSRGGKVVLGRTHNQSMDLYSTVCAIQNLWLAARAEGIGMGWVSVFHDADLRSLLGIPDRIEIVGYLCLGHVDEMYQTPELEVKGWSKRLPVGEMIFDGKWQGDP, encoded by the coding sequence ATGCCGATATCGTCCGCGCTGGCACCCGCCGCGCCTTTCTCAGATGCTGAACGCGACGCCGTGTACAAGGCAATCTTTACCCGCCGTGATGTGCGCGATCAGTTCTTGCCCGATCCCGTTGCAGACGATGTCCTGCACCGAATTTTGACCGCCGCGCACCACGCGCCCTCGGTCGGCCTGTCACAACCGTGGAATTTCATCGTGATCCGCGACCAGCAGGCGCGCGATCAGGTCTGGCAGGCCTTCAACACCGCAAACGAGGAAGCCGCCCAGATGTTCGAGGGGGATCGGCAGACGACCTACCGGTCGCTCAAGCTCGAAGGCATACGCAAGGCTCCCGTCAATATATGCGTGACCTGTGATCGCAGCCGCGGCGGCAAGGTGGTACTGGGCCGCACCCACAATCAAAGTATGGACCTTTATAGCACCGTCTGCGCGATCCAGAACCTTTGGCTTGCCGCGCGCGCCGAAGGCATCGGCATGGGGTGGGTCAGCGTGTTCCACGATGCGGATTTGCGCAGCTTGCTGGGTATCCCCGACCGCATAGAGATCGTCGGCTACCTGTGTCTGGGGCACGTCGACGAGATGTATCAAACGCCCGAGCTTGAGGTGAAGGGCTGGAGCAAGCGGCTCCCCGTGGGCGAAATGATCTTTGACGGCAAATGGCAGGGTGACCCCTAG